In the genome of Limnothrix sp. FACHB-406, one region contains:
- the recN gene encoding DNA repair protein RecN → MLLSLRIENFALVDALEVTLGPGLNVLTGETGAGKSIILDAIEAVLGGRITARSIRTGCDRAEIEATFAIDRSLRAWLEARQWDTTGDRLVCSVEIVSSPGNGDGGKGGRSTVRSRFRCNGQPIPKTRMAILRDRLVTIAAQGQTVQLLQAESQRDWLDEFGGAPILKQRSAVAKAYDRAQELWLQLSSRRQQEAQRQQQLDLYQFQLQELMAAALTEAQELADLEQERDRLTHVVDLQQQSYQAYELLYAGADDAASCAELLGKAEALLERSARFDRQVEAILEMVTSALTQVTEAGLQINAYGASLESDPDRLEWVEGRIMQLKALCRKYNLDLGALIARRDELEQWVAELTDGGQSLEALEHQYQAAYQALEAECDRLHQLRRRAARDLETQLVAELVPLAMERVQFAVEFGRVPPSSAGFDRITYTFSPNPGEPLQPLSETASGGEMSRFLLAFEACFSQVSQVQTAIFDEIDAGVSGRVAQAIAQKLHHLSQDHQVLCVTHQPIVAAMADHHFRVAKVTISTPLAESITDQNDAEGIRTVVRLSALGSEHRRLELAQLAGGLDGPAGSTETLAAANAFADSLLDRAARLRQGDRPPRAPRRLPRKTS, encoded by the coding sequence CGATTATTCTCGACGCGATCGAGGCGGTGTTGGGCGGGCGCATCACGGCCCGATCGATCCGCACCGGCTGCGATCGGGCAGAAATTGAGGCGACCTTTGCCATTGATCGATCGCTGCGGGCCTGGCTGGAAGCGAGGCAATGGGACACGACGGGCGATCGGCTGGTTTGCAGCGTGGAAATTGTCAGCAGTCCCGGCAATGGCGACGGGGGCAAAGGCGGCCGCAGCACGGTGCGCAGCCGGTTTCGCTGCAACGGGCAACCCATCCCCAAAACCCGCATGGCCATCCTGCGCGATCGACTGGTGACCATTGCCGCCCAGGGACAAACGGTGCAATTGCTGCAAGCAGAATCCCAGCGGGATTGGCTGGATGAGTTTGGCGGCGCACCGATTTTGAAGCAGCGATCGGCCGTGGCCAAGGCCTATGACCGGGCCCAGGAATTGTGGTTGCAACTGAGCAGCCGCCGACAACAGGAAGCCCAGCGACAACAACAACTCGATCTCTATCAATTCCAGTTGCAAGAGCTGATGGCGGCGGCCCTCACGGAAGCACAGGAACTGGCTGACCTGGAGCAAGAGCGCGATCGCCTGACCCATGTGGTGGACTTGCAACAGCAGAGCTACCAGGCCTATGAGTTGCTCTATGCCGGGGCCGACGATGCGGCTTCTTGTGCAGAACTGTTGGGCAAAGCGGAAGCCCTATTGGAGCGATCGGCCCGGTTCGATCGACAGGTGGAAGCCATTTTGGAGATGGTGACCAGCGCCCTCACCCAAGTCACGGAGGCGGGGCTGCAAATCAACGCCTACGGAGCCAGCCTGGAAAGCGATCCCGATCGGCTGGAGTGGGTGGAGGGGCGAATCATGCAACTCAAGGCCCTTTGCCGGAAATATAACCTCGACCTGGGTGCGCTGATTGCGCGGCGCGATGAGCTGGAACAGTGGGTGGCGGAGTTGACGGACGGGGGGCAATCCCTGGAGGCCTTGGAGCACCAGTACCAAGCGGCCTATCAAGCCCTCGAAGCCGAGTGCGATCGCTTGCATCAACTGCGTCGCCGGGCCGCGCGGGATTTGGAAACGCAACTGGTGGCGGAATTGGTTCCCCTGGCCATGGAGCGGGTGCAGTTTGCTGTGGAGTTTGGGCGGGTTCCTCCCTCGTCGGCCGGGTTCGATCGAATTACCTACACCTTCAGCCCTAACCCCGGAGAACCCTTGCAACCCTTGAGCGAAACGGCTTCCGGTGGGGAAATGAGCCGTTTTTTGCTGGCGTTTGAAGCCTGTTTTTCCCAGGTGAGCCAGGTACAAACGGCGATTTTTGATGAAATTGATGCGGGGGTTTCCGGGCGGGTGGCCCAGGCGATCGCCCAAAAGCTCCATCACCTCAGCCAAGATCACCAAGTTCTGTGCGTGACACACCAGCCGATCGTGGCGGCCATGGCCGATCACCACTTCCGCGTGGCCAAAGTGACGATTAGCACCCCCCTGGCCGAATCGATCACTGACCAAAATGATGCAGAAGGAATCCGAACCGTGGTGCGTCTCAGTGCTTTGGGATCAGAACATCGCCGGTTGGAGCTGGCCCAACTGGCCGGGGGCCTCGACGGCCCAGCGGGTTCCACGGAAACCCTGGCGGCGGCTAATGCCTTTGCCGATTCCCTGCTCGATCGAGCCGCCCGGTTGCGCCAGGGCGATCGGCCCCCACGGGCCCCGCGCCGCCTCCCTCGAAAAACGTCGTAA
- a CDS encoding adenylate/guanylate cyclase domain-containing protein: MAPSSPKQPIAQATILEATVVDVVATDSRATEVVTDNTAATHEASRPPANPRPSSSGGGGLVVSRQGGFKAFLAPLKRDTFKQVVTDVEDKLRVVNQTLSMLDVLNDNQGGFETVLEEMLESISLKTGELLNADRTTIYLLDEERGELWSKVAKGAPEIRIPSTVGIAGEVATSRKVINIPYDFYNDPRSAAAKKFDQQNHYRTYTMLVMPLLNEFEELVAVVQLINKLKPGVDPSTGLADKIDLEGFTGHDEQVFREFAPSIRLILESSRAFYAAIKRQRAANALMKATEGLSKSSLDLEETLANVMDQAKELMQADRSTLWLYDENKNQLWTKIPINGRPTEIRIDAASTAFAAQVAQSGQPLRIDFDLYDRPDSETSKQTDQRSGYRTCSMLCMPVFNADRHLIGVTQLINKKRQGEFPAYDPADWPAAPECWKASFDSSDQEFMEAFNIQAGVALQNAKLFAEIKQQEQMQKDILRSLSDGVISTDKNGKILAANDSAKKLLGLESDDELEGLSVTDVVRLKAKADREGGDKFNQWVQAALSASEEKARRQYYPDQTLMPSTLIEVPPPAPAPTPVPKPPGLDDDLWDEPTMIVPEPEPEAKQEEHSVNLSLNTIADAADPTQVRGALIVMEDISDEKRLKSTMYRYMTQELAEQLLASGETKMGGDRKDVSVLFSDIRSYTTITESMTAEEVVAMLNEYFESMVDAVFQHKGTLDKYIGDAIMAVFGSPLPLDDHAWMAVQTAVDMRHRLVEFNLKRREQGKKEISIGIGLHSDEVISGNIGSSRRMEFTAIGDGVNLGSRLEGATKQYGCDILISENTYRKCNPDRLWARELDYIKVKGKNKPVSVYEIIAIKEGPLAREVPQAKLDILDHYGRGRRLYLDRQFARAMAEFGMVLEINKDEKAAQLQLQRCQHYLTNPPEAEWDGAFTMTSK, encoded by the coding sequence ATGGCCCCCTCGTCGCCTAAGCAACCGATCGCCCAAGCCACCATTCTCGAAGCCACCGTCGTGGATGTCGTCGCCACGGACTCCCGCGCTACCGAGGTTGTGACGGATAACACCGCTGCCACCCACGAGGCCAGCCGGCCCCCAGCCAATCCGCGCCCCTCCAGCAGCGGCGGCGGTGGGTTAGTGGTCTCGCGCCAAGGCGGGTTTAAGGCGTTCCTCGCACCCCTGAAGCGCGACACCTTTAAACAGGTGGTCACCGACGTGGAGGACAAGCTCCGGGTCGTGAACCAAACCCTCTCCATGTTGGACGTGCTCAACGACAACCAAGGGGGGTTTGAAACGGTTCTGGAGGAAATGCTCGAATCGATCAGCCTGAAAACCGGGGAACTGCTCAACGCCGATCGCACCACCATCTACCTGTTAGACGAAGAGCGGGGGGAACTGTGGTCGAAGGTGGCCAAGGGCGCACCCGAAATTCGGATTCCTTCCACCGTCGGGATTGCTGGAGAAGTGGCCACCTCCCGCAAAGTCATCAACATTCCCTACGACTTCTACAACGATCCCCGATCGGCCGCCGCCAAAAAGTTTGATCAGCAAAACCATTACCGCACCTACACCATGCTGGTAATGCCCCTGCTCAACGAGTTTGAAGAACTCGTGGCCGTGGTGCAACTGATCAACAAACTGAAGCCCGGCGTGGATCCGAGCACGGGACTGGCGGACAAAATTGATCTCGAAGGCTTCACCGGCCATGATGAGCAGGTGTTTCGGGAGTTTGCTCCCTCCATCCGTCTGATTTTGGAGTCGTCGCGGGCGTTCTACGCGGCCATCAAACGTCAGCGGGCGGCCAATGCGCTGATGAAGGCCACGGAAGGCCTGAGCAAGAGCAGCTTGGACTTGGAAGAAACCCTGGCCAATGTGATGGATCAGGCCAAGGAATTGATGCAGGCCGATCGCAGCACCCTTTGGCTCTACGACGAAAATAAAAATCAGCTCTGGACCAAAATTCCGATCAACGGTCGGCCCACGGAAATTCGGATTGATGCGGCCAGCACGGCCTTCGCCGCCCAAGTGGCCCAGTCTGGTCAGCCCCTGCGAATTGACTTTGACCTGTACGATCGCCCCGATTCCGAAACCTCCAAACAAACCGACCAGCGCAGCGGCTACCGCACTTGCAGCATGTTGTGTATGCCGGTGTTCAATGCCGATCGGCACTTGATCGGCGTGACCCAGCTCATTAACAAAAAGCGCCAAGGCGAATTTCCCGCCTACGATCCTGCCGATTGGCCCGCTGCCCCCGAATGCTGGAAAGCCAGCTTTGACAGCAGTGACCAAGAATTCATGGAAGCCTTCAACATCCAAGCGGGGGTGGCGCTGCAAAATGCCAAATTGTTTGCGGAAATCAAACAGCAGGAGCAAATGCAGAAAGACATTCTGCGATCGCTCTCCGATGGGGTGATTTCCACCGACAAAAACGGCAAAATCCTGGCCGCCAACGACAGCGCCAAAAAGCTGCTGGGTCTGGAGTCCGATGACGAACTGGAAGGGCTTTCGGTCACGGATGTGGTGCGCCTGAAGGCCAAGGCCGATCGGGAAGGGGGTGACAAGTTTAACCAGTGGGTGCAAGCGGCCCTTTCCGCCAGCGAGGAAAAAGCCCGCCGGCAATATTACCCCGACCAAACCTTGATGCCTTCGACCCTGATCGAAGTGCCGCCGCCGGCCCCGGCCCCGACTCCTGTTCCCAAGCCCCCCGGCCTTGATGACGACCTGTGGGACGAGCCGACGATGATTGTTCCCGAGCCGGAACCGGAAGCCAAGCAGGAGGAACATAGCGTTAACCTGTCCCTGAACACGATCGCCGACGCGGCCGATCCCACCCAGGTGCGCGGGGCCTTGATCGTGATGGAAGACATCAGCGATGAAAAACGCCTGAAGAGCACCATGTATCGCTACATGACCCAAGAGTTGGCGGAACAGCTCCTGGCCAGTGGCGAAACCAAGATGGGGGGCGATCGCAAGGATGTATCGGTGCTGTTCTCCGACATCCGCAGCTACACCACCATCACCGAAAGCATGACCGCCGAAGAGGTGGTGGCCATGCTCAACGAATATTTCGAGTCGATGGTGGATGCGGTGTTCCAACACAAGGGAACCCTCGACAAATACATCGGGGACGCAATCATGGCCGTGTTTGGCTCACCGTTGCCCCTCGATGACCATGCCTGGATGGCGGTGCAAACGGCGGTGGATATGCGCCATCGGTTGGTGGAGTTCAACCTGAAGCGTCGTGAACAGGGCAAGAAGGAAATCAGCATCGGGATTGGCTTGCATTCCGATGAAGTGATTAGCGGCAACATTGGTTCCAGTCGGCGGATGGAGTTCACCGCGATCGGGGACGGTGTGAACCTGGGGTCTCGCCTGGAAGGGGCCACCAAGCAGTATGGCTGCGACATCTTGATTAGCGAAAACACCTATCGCAAGTGCAACCCCGATCGACTCTGGGCCCGCGAACTGGACTACATCAAAGTGAAGGGCAAGAACAAGCCCGTCTCGGTGTACGAAATCA